GTTCCGTGCGCGCCGAGGTCTCCTCGCGCACGGTGACCGCCCACACCCAGGACGGCTCGGTCCGCCTCACCCTGAGCGCCGTACCGGACCGGGTCGAGTCGGTCAGCGACGACGGCTCGGTGACGATCGCGCTGCCCACGGCGACGTACCGGGTGACCGCGAAGACCGACGACGGCGGGGTGGACGTGTCCGTGCCGCGCGACGAGTCCAGCGCCCACGTCGTGAACGCGCGCAGCGCCGACGGCAAAGTCACCGTCAGGAACGCGAACTAACGGGCCCGTGTGTTCGTCCTTAACCGGTGGGAGAATGAGACCGGGCAGGGCGGATCACAGCACGGGAGAGGGATGTGACGGCGACACCAGCGCAGCCGAGTTCGCCGCCTGCGCCGCGCGCACGCCGTCGTCCCCCGCGCACGGCGCTCCGGGACGCCCTCACCCTCGTCGCCCTCCCCCTGGTGGTCGCCCTCGCGCTGCCCGCCGCGTACGCCGGCGGCGGCACCCGGCGCTGGTTCGGCGGGCGGGCGGAGGGGCAGCGGGCCGAGGCGCAGGCCGCGAAGGACGCCGCGGCGGCCGCGTTCTACGAACTGGACACCGCCCAGCGCGACCTGCGGATCTCGATCGAGACGATCATGGCGGTGGACGACTCGCCGGCCGCCCGGCGCGCGGTCGCCGACTTCGAGGCCGTCGGCCGGCGCATCGACGAGGCCAGTCACCAGTACATCGACGCCGTCGACGCCCATGACCTCGACCGGGACGACCTGGAGGCCTCGGTGGCCGCCCAGGCGCGCACCGAGCTGACCCGCGCCAAGGACGAGTTGGGGCGCGTCAAGCAGGAGCTGGACCGGTTCGCCGACGGACTCGGCCCGCTGCTCGGCAAGGCGGAGACGCAGCTCGCCCGGCTCGCGCCCGCCGTGGAGCGGGCCCGGCAGGCGCTGCTGGCCGCGTCCAACGCGCTGGACGCCGTACGCGAGAGCGGGCTGCGGGCGGACGATCTCGCGGCGCGGCTGGCGGCGCTCGCGCCCGAGCTGACGAAGCTCAACCAGGGCGCGGGGCAGCACGGGGTGCCACACACGCTGGAGCGCGCGGAGCGGGTCTCACGGGAGGCCGAGGCGGTCCGGGCGGAGGCCGGGAGGCTGCCGGAGCGGGCCGCCGAGATCGACCACCGGCTGGTGTCGCTGCGCACCCGCGCGCAGGCGCTGACGACCCGCTCGGGGCAGGTGGAGCCGATCCTCAGCGAGCTGCGGCGGCGGTTCTCGGCGGCCTGCTGGCAGGACCTCCAGCACGTGCCCGACCAGGCCGGGGAGCACGTCCGGCAGGCCGAGGCGAAGCTGAAGGAGGCGCAGGCCGCGCGGGACGCGCAGCGCTGGCCGGACGCCACCGCGCTGCTGTCGACGGCGCGGGCGCTGCTGAACACCACCGACGAGGCGGTCTCGGCCGCCGGTGACCGGCTGACCAGGCTGAACGCCGTGCAGAAGGATCCGCAGGCGGAGATCGACCGGACCCGGTTCGCGATCCGGGACGCCCAGCGGCTGGCCATGGCGGGCCGCAACACGCCCGATCCGCGGCACGCGCGCCCGCTGGACGACTCGGTGGCCCGGCTGGAGCGGGCGATCGCCACGCTGGAGGGCCGGCACCCCGACTACTGGCACTTCCTGACCGAGACGGAGGCCGTCCGGCGGGCGGTGGCCGACGTGGTGGCCGGCATCCGCGAGGAGCGCGGCACCGCGCACTGACGCCCGCGTACCCGTAGTACCTAGTACCCGCCGTACCCGTAGTACCCGTAGTACCCCGAGCGTCCCGGCATTGCCCCGGGCGCTCGGCGGGCGGATATTGAGAGGTACGTACGGCCTCCGTCAGTACCGTCCACCCTCAGGGAGGCGGAAATGGCCACACACGCGGTGCACAGCCGGTCCGGGCGGTCCGGGCGGTCCCGGCAGCGGATCAAGTTGGACGAGCATCTGCCCGTCGACCACCGGCTGAACCTGGTCTACCGGATCGGCGCCGGGCTGATGGGCCTGGGACTCGTCGTCTTCGGGGTCTTCGGCGTCGTCGACGCGATCGGTTTCTTCGACACCGGCGGGGACCAGGTGTGGAGCCTCAACACCAACGGCGCGCTGAGCTGGCTGTCGATCGGCGTCGGGCTGCTGCTCTTCGTGGGCATGGTGGTCGGCGGGAACTTCGCGTCCACCCTGAACATGACGCTCGGCGTCCTGTTCATCGCCAGCGGCTTCCTGAACATGGCGCTGCTGGAGACGGACTACAACTTCCTGGCCTTCAAGATCCAGAACTGCATGCTCAGCTTCGTGATCGGGATCCTGCTGATGGTCTTCGGGATGTACGGAAGGGTGGGTTCCGCCCTGCCGCACGACAACCCGTACTGGCGGGCCCGCCACCCCGAGGACGGGGTGACGGACCGGCCGACCCACCACAGCTAGGCCATCCGGGCCGGGAGGATCAGGTGCGGTACGCGTAGTAGTACGCGGTCGGGTACGACGCGACGAGGCTGTCCAGCGACCGGCGGAACGTGTTGTTCGAGTGGTACGTCAGGTACGGCACGCCGCCGCTCTTGGACGTGACGATCATCGTGTGGTCCTTGGACCCGTCGCGGTCGAAGTCCACCTGGAGGACGTCGCCGACCTCGAGCTGGTAGACGTTGGCGAGCGGCGTGGTCCGCTTGGAGTTCTGGGCGAACCAGGACCACTCGTTGACGCCGACGAACGAGTCGGACTGGATGTCGGCGTTGCCGAACCACTTGGTGTAGTCGTAGACATAGCCCGGGACGTGCTTCCAGCCGCCGGCCTTCAGGGACTGGCTGACGAAGTTGGTGCAGTCGCCGCCGGCCGTGTGGCTGTTGTAGTCCGGGTAGTCCTTGTTGTAGACGTTCCAGTACTTCTCGGCGTAGGTCGCCATCGCCTTGTAGTCGTAGGCGGTGCCCGTCTTCGGGACGGCGGCCGGGTTGCGGGTGGTCGCCGCGCGCGGGGCGTTCGGCATCGTGTCGTCGGCCGTGGCGGGCGCCTTGACGGGGGCCGGCTTGGAGAGCGTGTTGACCGCGAGACCGCCCTGGTCGGTGTCGCGGATGCCCGTGAGCTGCCAGTCGCCCCGCTGGTCGGCCTTGAACGTCAGCTCGTGCTTGGCCTGGAACCCGGTGCTCTTCGGCGCGTCGCCGCGGGCCTGCGCGTAGGTCAGGGTGGTGGTCTCGGTGACATCGGCCTTCGCCGTACGGCCCGTCACGCGCGTGGCGTTCAGGGTGACGGTGGTGGCGGCCTTGCTGTACTTCTCGCCGGCCTTCGCGAGCGTGTCCTTGCGCTGACCCAGCGAGGACAGGGTGGCGTCCTCGGTGCGGGCCGTGCCGGAGGACAGCTTGACGTCACCGGAGAAGCCGTTGGTCAGCGGCTTGACACGGTCGCCCTGCGCGCCGGTGACGAGGGCGTCCGTACGGTCGGTGAAGACCGCGTCCGCCAGCCGTTGGAAGGTGGCCTTGGTCCGCGCGTCGACGGTGGGGTCGTCGACGACCGCGGCACCGGCGGACCAGTTGGGCAGCAGCGCGACTCCGGCGGCGACCGAGGTCGCGGCTGCCCCGAGTATCGTGACGCGGCGGCGCGTCCCGCTCAATTTCCTTGACTTCACTGATGTTTCCCCTCTTGCCCCGGCGGAGGGATGCCGGGCACGGGCATCTTTGCATGGCGTGTGCAGCTCGTGTGAAGAGGGCCTACGGTTGAGGTTTGGTTACTTCACGACCGTCGACCAGTCCGGATTCTGGGCCGGATCCAGGGTGCGCAGCGCGGCCAGCGTGGCCGGCGTCTGCACGTCCATCCAGTCGGACAACTCCCTGAAGGACACGCACTTGACGTCCTTCTTGGTGCACACGTTCTCGATGACCTGGTCGACGGCCTTCATGTAGATGCCGCCGTTCCACTCCTCGAAGTGGTTGCCGATGAACAGCGGGGCCCGGCTGCCGTAGTACACCCGGTTGAAACCGGCCATGTAGGCGTCGAGGGTCTCCTGTTCCCACTGCGGGTACTTGGCGGGATCGCCCTCGGGCTGGCCGTCGGACTGGTTGGCCAGGAAGTTGAAGTCCATGGACAGGCCCTGGTACGAACCGCCGTCATAAGGGAGCGCCTGGAGCGGGAAGTTCCAGAGGCCGTTCTTCTTCGTGGGCCAGATCTGGAAGTCGCCCGCGGAGGACGCGTCGTAGCGCCAGCCGTAGCTCTTGGCGGCCTTCAGGAGGTTCGCCTGGCCCTCCAGGCAGGGCGCCCGGCCGCCGGTGACCTCCTTCTTGAAGTCGAAGGGCAGCGGGGGTATGTCCTTGTAGCCGGTGTTGGTCTTCCAGTTCTCCACGAACTCGTAGAACTGGTCGATCTCGCTCTTCCACTCGTCGACGCTCCAGTAGCCGCCGCCCTTCGCCCCGCAGAAGTGGCCGTTGAAGTGGGTGCCGATCTCGTTGCCCTCCTTCCACGCCTCGCCGAGCTGCTCCAGCGTGGTGCGGATGTGCTCGTCGGTGGGGAAGCTGATCGCGGACGAGCCCTTGGGGTGCTGCGGCGGGGAGTACAGGTCCTTCTTGCTCTTGGGCAACAGGTAGATGCCGGTGAGGAAGAACGTCATGTGGGCGTTGTACTTCTCGGCCATCTCGCGGTAGTGCTCGAAGAGGCCGTCGTCGCCCATCAGCGCGCCGTCCCAGGAGAAGACGACGAACTGGGGCGGTTTCTCACCGGGCTTGAGCGGCACCGGCTTCAACTCCCCCGTCTGCGGGCCGGTGTACGAGGTGGAGCCGTCCCCCAGGACGTGCGTCTTGCCGTCCCACTCCGGCTCCTTGGTGGCCGTCGCCGCAGCCTTCTTGCTGTCCCCCTCGGCCGCGGTCGGCTGGGTGTTGTCCGTGCGGTCGAGCACCAGGTAGCCGACCATCAGAGAGGCGACGACGAGGAGCGCCGCGACCGTCAGGAACCCCGGGTGCGTGGCGGCGGGGCGGGGCGGTGTTGTTGCCGGGGCCTTGCGGCGGCGGCCCGACGGTGACTTCATGTGCGGATCATTTCTCCGGTTTCGGTGGACGCGGGTGCCCGCGGTTCGGTGGTCAGCCGAGCGGGCTCATGGCACCTGACCAGATGCCGTACGGGACGCTGTCGTCGGTCGTGCCGGCGATGCCCTCCAGAGGAAGCGGTTCGAGGCTCTTGGTGAGGTCGATGCGGTAGACGACGACCGCCGTGGACACGGCCTTGGCCGTGCCGACGTACCAGGCGGCGGTGTCGCCCTCGGTGGTGCCCTTCTTCCCGGCCACCAGGCCGAGGGAGCCGGTGCGGGTGGACTCCCGCTGCGAGGACGGCACGTCGCCGGGGTGGGCGGTGCTGAAGGAGTCCGCCAGCGCGGAGTTGACCTCCTCGGCCACGTCGGCGCCGAACGCGCGCTCGGCGGCCGGCGTCTCCAGGGCGACCTTGGTGCCGTTCTTGGTGATCAGGCGCACCGAGTACGGCTCGGTGTGCTTGCCGCCCGCGGCGAACGTGGAGTAGCCGCTCGCCATGCGGATCGCGCTGGGCGTGGAGCTGCCCGTGGACAGCGCGGGCACCTGCGCCCCGAAACTGGAGGGCAGCAGCCCGGACTTCTCGGCGGTGGCGCGCACCATGTCCAGGCCGGTGTCCATGCCGAGCTGCATGAACGGCGTGTTCACCGACAGCGCCAGCGCCCGGTGCAGGGAGATCTGCCCGTACGACCGGCCGCCGTCGTTCTCGGCCGCCGCCTTCTTGCCGCTGCGGTCCCAGTACGGCCCCTCCGGCGTCGTCACCGGCACCAGGTCGTTGCCGTCGTAGAGCGACTGTCCGGTGACCGGTTCGGTGGCCCCGTCGCGGGTCTTGTGGATGCCGTGCTCCAGACCGGCCGCGTACACGAACGGCAGGAAGGCCGAACCGGCGGGCACCGTCGTCGCGTTGGACTCGTTGTAGCCCTGCGTACGGTGGTCGGGGCCGCCGTAGACGGCGAGGATCCGCCCGTCCGCGGCCACCGAGGAGGCGCCGTAGTGCGCGGCCGCCGCCTTCTTCGGGTCGTCCTTCAGGGCCTTCTTGCGGGCCTTGGCGACGGCGTCGGTGAGCTGCGTCTCGCGCTTCTTGTCGAAGGTCGTGTAGATCTGGTAGCCGCCCAGGTCGAAGTCCTTGTCGGAGATGTCCCCGGCCTTCTTGGCGTACTGGGTGGCGAGTTCGACCAGGTAGTCGCTCTGCTCACCGGTGTCGTACAGCGGGTTCGACTTCAGCGGCTCGGGGAACTTCTTGTAGGTCGCGCGCTCGGCCTTCGACAGCTTGCCGATGTCGACCATCCGGTCCAGGGTCCACGACCAGCGCTCGACGGCGCGGGCGCGGTTGGCGGAGTTCAGCGTCGGGTCGTAGAGGCCCGCGCCCTTGAGGAGGGAGGCGAGGAACGCGGCCTCGCTGGCGTTGAGATCGCCGACGTCCTTGCCGTAGTAGGCCTGGGCGGCGCGCTGGATGCCGTAGGTGCCGCGGCCGAACCAGCTGGTGTTGAGGTAGCCCTCGAGGATGTCGTCCTTGCTCATCTGGTTGTCGAGCTTGAGGGAGATCATCGCCTCGGTGAACTTGCGGCTGACCGTCTGGTTCTGGTTCAGGTAGACGTTCTTGACGTACTGCTGGGTGATCGTCGAGCCGCCCTGGGTGTCGCCCTGGCCGATCGTGCGGAACAGGGCGCGGCTGATGCCCTTGACGGAGATGCCGGGGTCGCTGTAAAAACTCGCGTTCTCCGCGGCGAGCACCGCCCAGCGGACGTCCTCGGGTATGTCCTTCAGCGGCATCGCCTGCCGCTGCACCCAGCCGGTGCGGGCCATCGGCGTCCCGTCGGCCCAGAAGTACACGTTGTCCTGCTGGGTGGCGTACGAGTTGATGTTGTCCGGAATGTCGGTGGCCGCGTAGGCGACGACCAGGAGCAGGCTGCTGAGCCCCATGGCCGCGAGGGCGCCGCCGAGCCACTGCCGCCAGGAGGGTATCCAGCGCCGCCAGTCGTAGCGGCCCGGGCGCGGGTACTGCGGGCGGAGCTTGCGGGCGTAGGGCGTGACACGAGCAACGTACGGCGCCAAAGCCCCGGCGAGCGGGGCGAGCGCGGGTCTCAGAACCCCGGAAATTCGGGCAAAAACGGAGGGACGGGGGGCTTTACGGCGGTTTTTCGACGAACGCGCTTTCTTTTTGCCGTGCGCCTCATTTACCGCCTCTTCACCCCCCTCGGATATGTCCGGCACGGCCGGAATATCGGACACCCGCAGTTGCATGGTCTCGTCCGCCCGGAAAGAGGCGGGCACCTTGAACTGCATGGTGGCATCCGGCTCCTGGGGCTCCTCCCCCTGCCCCGCCTGGGTCACGACGCGTCTCCCTCCGCACTCCGTATTGCTCGCAGGCAGACGTACAGACTGACGAGGGCCTGACATGGTTGCCGTTGACGCGGCCGCACATCTCGAACCCATCCGGCCTCGGGGTTCAAGACGGCGCTCTCAAATTACCAGCGCCCTTCGCAAATTCTCCACATAAGAAATCGACAGAAGTGAACAGAGGAGAAACCGCTGACACCGTGTCCGAGCTTAAGGGCCTAGCCTGGGGTCATGCCTCGCTACGAGTACCGCTGCCGGACCTGCGGCGACACCTTCGAACTGTCCCGTCCGATGGCGCAGTCCGCCGACCCCGCGGACTGCCCCGCAGGCCATGACGACACCGTCAAACTTCTCTCAACGGTAGCTGTAGGCGGCACCAAGTCCGCCCCCGCACCCGGTTCGGGCGGCGGGGGCGGAGGCGGTGGCGGCTGCTGCGGGGGCGGCTGCTGCGGCTGACGGGCGCCGAGCGACGGCCGCCGTCAGCCGGCTGACAGGCGACGGGTGACGGGTGATGACCGCCGGGCGGATTCTCAGGAGTTCTTCAGGAACTCCCGCAGGATGCGCTCGCCGGCCAGCACGCCCCGTTCGGGCAGGGCGGTGAGACCGGGAGCCGTGAACTCGGTGTCGGCCAGTTCGCCGTGCCCGGGGCGCCAGCTCCGGTCGGCGGCCAGCAGCAGGTCGGCGTCGAGCAGGGAGTCGCCCGCGGCCAGCGTCAGTTCGGCGCCGGTGCGGCGGGCCACCTCGCGCACGGCCGCGCTCTTGGTCAGCGGCTTGGGGACGGCGTACAGCTTGCGGCCCTGCACGGACACCGTCCAGCCGCGGTTCTCCGCCCAGGCCGCGAGCTCCTTCACCCACTCCTCGGGCAGCAGTTCGCGCTCCACGACGAGGTAGGCGAACAGGTCCTCGGCGACGCGCTGCTTGCGCAGCCAGAGCGGGTCCGCCGTCTCGGCCAGGTACTCCTGCACCTCGGCGAGCGGCGCGCACTCGTCGGCCAGCCGCGCCAGCACGCCCGCGTGCCAGTCCTGGTCGGTCACCCCGTCGACCAGCAGATGGCCGCCGTTCGCGCAGATCGCGAACTTCGGCGGCGGGCCGGGCAGGTTGATGCGCTGGTACTGCTTGCGGGTGCGGGTCGTCGTCGGCACGAAGACGGCCGTGTCACCGAGGTCGGTGAGCAGCCCCGCCGCCGTCTCGGTCATGAACGACAGCGGCCTCGCCTCGTGGACCTCCACGCACAGCAGGCGCGGCGCCCGCGCGTCCGGCATGGTCAGCGCCAGGGCGGCCGCCGAGTAGATGAGCGTACGGTCGAGATCGCTCGCCACCAGAACCGGCATCAGACCGTCACCGCCTTGCCGTCGGCGCCGGTCGCCCCGCGCGTGTACTGGGGGTGGATCAGCCCGACGCAGGTGTACGGCAGGTCGCCGACCTCCTCCACCGGGACTCCGCGCTGCTCCGCGAGGAGGCGTACGTGGTCCAGGTCGGCGCCCGCGCCGGCCCGCGCGAGGATCTTCCAGGGCACCCGGCGCAGCAGCACCCGGGTGGTCTCGCCGACGCCCGGCTTGACCAGGTTCACGTCGTGGATGCCGTACTCCTCGCTGATCCGCTCGACGGCGGCCCAGCCCTCCCAGCTCGGCGTGCGGTCGCCCGCGAGGAGCTCCTTCACCGCGCCGTCGACGGCGTCCGCGACCTCCGGGAAGCGGGCGGCGACGGCGTCCAGGAAGGCCACCGAGACGTCCGTGCCGGCGAGCTCGCGGTAGAACTTCGCGCCGTGGAAGTCGTCGGGGCCGACGAGGTCGGCGCGCAGGACGGTCCGCGAGATGAGCCCCGAGACGGTCGAGTTGAGGCAGGCGGACGGGATCAGGAAGTCCTCCCGGGTGCCGTACGTCCGCACGCACGAGCCCGGGTCGGCCAGCACCGCGATCTCCGCGTCGAAGCCGGCCGCACCGCCGCCCGCCTCGAACTCCTCGATGGCGGCGGCCAGTTCACGGGTGATCGCGCCCTTGCCGGTCCAGCCGTCGACGAAGACGACCTCCCGCGGGTCGTGGTGGGCGGCCAGCCAGCGCAGCGCGTTGGCGTCGATGCCCCGGCCGCGCACGATCGACACGGCATAGTGCGGCAGGTCGAGCCCGTGCCGGTACTGCGCCCAGCGCCGCATCAGCACACCGACCGGGGTGCCGGCGCGGGCCAGCGAGACGAGGACGGGCCGCGGCGACCGCTCGGCGAGCACGGCCTCCGTGACGACGCCGGTGGCCTGCGCGATGCGCGCCGCGGAGGTCTCCAGGGCCGCGTGGAACAGCTCCTGGTACTGCTCGCTCGGCTGGTACTCGACGGGCAGCGACTCGGCGTAGTGCGCGCCGCCGCTCTGGATGGCCTCCTCCCGCTCCTCGGTCGGCGCCTCCAGCGTCACGTCCGAGAGGTCCTGGAGCAGCCAGCCGACCTCCTCCGGCGGGTACGAGGAGAAGGCGGGGCCGCGGAGCGGTTCGGGCAGCATGGCGGGCCTTTCGGGTACGTACAGCGGCTCGGGGACGTACGACGGTACGACCGCGAGGACGACGTGCGGGGTGTGCGCGCCGAGCTGCGCGAGCAGCCCGTCGGGAGCGTGCAGGGCGGCGGTGTCGGCCACCGAGTCCACGACGGCGACGACGGCGTCGAAGCCGGCGCCCGCGACGTTGTAGGCGTAGCGCTCGCCGGGGCCGTCGGCCGGGTCGTCGTGCGCGGGGAAAACGATTCGGCTGCGTATCGCGTAGCCGGGGTCGTCGACCGCGAGGACGGGTGAGCGGGTGGTGGTCGAGTACCGCACCTCGGCGGCGACGCTCCGCTGGAGTTCCTGGGCGAGGCGGAGGGGGGCGTACATCAGCTCCTCGAAGCCGAGGACGTGCACGCGGCGGGTGCCTGCCGGCAGCGCGGCGGCGAGTTGTGCCGCCATCTCGGGGAGGGCGCTTTCCAGCCGTATTCGGTGTTGCGGGGTGAAGCCGTGCCGGCCGCCGTCGGGGAGGCGGTCGGGCCAGCCCAGTTCGACGCGGGTGAGGTGGCCTTGGGGCCGCGTCTGCCGGGTGCGGTCGCCTTCCGGGTGCGGGCCCGTTGTGGCTTGGCGCGCCCACGCGGCGGTAGCCGCAGATTCAACACAGCCCCGCGCCCCTAGGGGGGTGGCACTCCCGTCGGCTTCGGCGTCACCGGCCTGTTCTGGGGGCGCGGGGAACCGCTCGACCGGCCCCGACGCAGCCGCGGACGTCTGACGGCCTGTCGCGGCAGCCTCGTACCGCGCCACCAGCTCCTGGCCCTTCTCCAGTACACCCTCCGGGAGGCGTACGGTCCCCGAGGCCGTCGTGATCAGGTCGACCCTGGCGTTGATCTCGCGGGCGAAGTCCGCCAGGCGGCCCGCGTCGGACGCCGAGCGCATGTCGACCAGGGCGACGACCACGTACCGGCCTCGTGGGTAGCGCTCGTGGAGGGCGCGGATGGTGTTGAGGACCGTGTTGCCGGTGGAGAACTCGTCGTCGACCAGGACCAGGGGGCCGTCGCCGACCAGCAGCGTGGGGTCCTCCGGGAGGAGGAGGTGGGACGTGGCGTGGGAGTGGGACTCCTCGAAGCCGCCCGCCGCCGCGACGCCCGCGACCGGGCGGCGGGTGGAGTGCAGGTACGGGGCGCTGCCGAGGCCGTCGGCGACACAGTGGCCGAGCCCGGTCGCGGTCTCCGCGTAGCCGAGGACGACCGCCCGGGCCGCCTCCTGCTCGCCGAGCAGCTCCCGCACCCGGCGCCCGAGGGCGAACCCGTGGCCGTGGACGACGGACGGGGACTGCGGGACGTGCTTGCCCAGCACGTTGGACACCAGCAGATGCGCCCGCTTGGGGTTGCGCCGCAGGGCCAGCCCCAACAGGTCCGTCAGCGTGCCGTCGTCGCCCACGAGCTCGACACCGAGCCGCTCGGCGACCCAACTGCCGGACCAGACCCCGTTGTTCACTGCGTTGTTCATGCGTCCCTTGGTGGTGAGGTGAGTTCAGTGAGGTATCGCCGCGGCGAGCAGGTCGACGAAGCTGACGTCCTCGTGCGCGACGCCGAAGACCTCCGCGCGGAGCATCGTGCGCTCGGCCCAGGCGCGGTGCGGCTTCACCTCGTTCATCTTGTTCGTGTACTGCGACCGCAGTACACCCCCGCCGCCGCGTTCCGGCCGCAGGATGTCCGCCGCGTCGCTGTACTCCTCGTGAC
The Streptomyces sp. NBC_01485 genome window above contains:
- a CDS encoding DUF4383 domain-containing protein, which encodes MATHAVHSRSGRSGRSRQRIKLDEHLPVDHRLNLVYRIGAGLMGLGLVVFGVFGVVDAIGFFDTGGDQVWSLNTNGALSWLSIGVGLLLFVGMVVGGNFASTLNMTLGVLFIASGFLNMALLETDYNFLAFKIQNCMLSFVIGILLMVFGMYGRVGSALPHDNPYWRARHPEDGVTDRPTHHS
- a CDS encoding HAD family hydrolase, giving the protein MPVLVASDLDRTLIYSAAALALTMPDARAPRLLCVEVHEARPLSFMTETAAGLLTDLGDTAVFVPTTTRTRKQYQRINLPGPPPKFAICANGGHLLVDGVTDQDWHAGVLARLADECAPLAEVQEYLAETADPLWLRKQRVAEDLFAYLVVERELLPEEWVKELAAWAENRGWTVSVQGRKLYAVPKPLTKSAAVREVARRTGAELTLAAGDSLLDADLLLAADRSWRPGHGELADTEFTAPGLTALPERGVLAGERILREFLKNS
- a CDS encoding amidase domain-containing protein, encoding MSGTRRRVTILGAAATSVAAGVALLPNWSAGAAVVDDPTVDARTKATFQRLADAVFTDRTDALVTGAQGDRVKPLTNGFSGDVKLSSGTARTEDATLSSLGQRKDTLAKAGEKYSKAATTVTLNATRVTGRTAKADVTETTTLTYAQARGDAPKSTGFQAKHELTFKADQRGDWQLTGIRDTDQGGLAVNTLSKPAPVKAPATADDTMPNAPRAATTRNPAAVPKTGTAYDYKAMATYAEKYWNVYNKDYPDYNSHTAGGDCTNFVSQSLKAGGWKHVPGYVYDYTKWFGNADIQSDSFVGVNEWSWFAQNSKRTTPLANVYQLEVGDVLQVDFDRDGSKDHTMIVTSKSGGVPYLTYHSNNTFRRSLDSLVASYPTAYYYAYRT
- a CDS encoding transglycosylase domain-containing protein; translation: MQFKVPASFRADETMQLRVSDIPAVPDISEGGEEAVNEAHGKKKARSSKNRRKAPRPSVFARISGVLRPALAPLAGALAPYVARVTPYARKLRPQYPRPGRYDWRRWIPSWRQWLGGALAAMGLSSLLLVVAYAATDIPDNINSYATQQDNVYFWADGTPMARTGWVQRQAMPLKDIPEDVRWAVLAAENASFYSDPGISVKGISRALFRTIGQGDTQGGSTITQQYVKNVYLNQNQTVSRKFTEAMISLKLDNQMSKDDILEGYLNTSWFGRGTYGIQRAAQAYYGKDVGDLNASEAAFLASLLKGAGLYDPTLNSANRARAVERWSWTLDRMVDIGKLSKAERATYKKFPEPLKSNPLYDTGEQSDYLVELATQYAKKAGDISDKDFDLGGYQIYTTFDKKRETQLTDAVAKARKKALKDDPKKAAAAHYGASSVAADGRILAVYGGPDHRTQGYNESNATTVPAGSAFLPFVYAAGLEHGIHKTRDGATEPVTGQSLYDGNDLVPVTTPEGPYWDRSGKKAAAENDGGRSYGQISLHRALALSVNTPFMQLGMDTGLDMVRATAEKSGLLPSSFGAQVPALSTGSSTPSAIRMASGYSTFAAGGKHTEPYSVRLITKNGTKVALETPAAERAFGADVAEEVNSALADSFSTAHPGDVPSSQRESTRTGSLGLVAGKKGTTEGDTAAWYVGTAKAVSTAVVVYRIDLTKSLEPLPLEGIAGTTDDSVPYGIWSGAMSPLG
- a CDS encoding FmdB family zinc ribbon protein, whose amino-acid sequence is MPRYEYRCRTCGDTFELSRPMAQSADPADCPAGHDDTVKLLSTVAVGGTKSAPAPGSGGGGGGGGGCCGGGCCG
- a CDS encoding phosphoribosyltransferase — protein: MNNAVNNGVWSGSWVAERLGVELVGDDGTLTDLLGLALRRNPKRAHLLVSNVLGKHVPQSPSVVHGHGFALGRRVRELLGEQEAARAVVLGYAETATGLGHCVADGLGSAPYLHSTRRPVAGVAAAGGFEESHSHATSHLLLPEDPTLLVGDGPLVLVDDEFSTGNTVLNTIRALHERYPRGRYVVVALVDMRSASDAGRLADFAREINARVDLITTASGTVRLPEGVLEKGQELVARYEAAATGRQTSAAASGPVERFPAPPEQAGDAEADGSATPLGARGCVESAATAAWARQATTGPHPEGDRTRQTRPQGHLTRVELGWPDRLPDGGRHGFTPQHRIRLESALPEMAAQLAAALPAGTRRVHVLGFEELMYAPLRLAQELQRSVAAEVRYSTTTRSPVLAVDDPGYAIRSRIVFPAHDDPADGPGERYAYNVAGAGFDAVVAVVDSVADTAALHAPDGLLAQLGAHTPHVVLAVVPSYVPEPLYVPERPAMLPEPLRGPAFSSYPPEEVGWLLQDLSDVTLEAPTEEREEAIQSGGAHYAESLPVEYQPSEQYQELFHAALETSAARIAQATGVVTEAVLAERSPRPVLVSLARAGTPVGVLMRRWAQYRHGLDLPHYAVSIVRGRGIDANALRWLAAHHDPREVVFVDGWTGKGAITRELAAAIEEFEAGGGAAGFDAEIAVLADPGSCVRTYGTREDFLIPSACLNSTVSGLISRTVLRADLVGPDDFHGAKFYRELAGTDVSVAFLDAVAARFPEVADAVDGAVKELLAGDRTPSWEGWAAVERISEEYGIHDVNLVKPGVGETTRVLLRRVPWKILARAGAGADLDHVRLLAEQRGVPVEEVGDLPYTCVGLIHPQYTRGATGADGKAVTV